CTACGGCACGCCGAAGGGGCCGGTCGAGCAGGCGCTCGCCAAGGGGCGGGAGATCCTGTTCGACATCGACTGGCAGGGCACCCAGCAGCTTGCCGAGAACGCCCGCGACGATCTGGTCAGCGTCTTCGTCCTGCCGCCGTCTGCGAAGGAGCTGGAACGCCGGCTGTACGCCAGGGCGCAGGACAGCGCCGAGGTGATCGCCGGCCGCATGGCCAAGGCGTCGGACGAGATGAGCCACTATTTCGATTACGACTATGTGATCGTCAATTACGATATCGAATCCAGCGTCCACCAGGTGCAGACCATCCTGGAGGCCGAGCGCCTCAAGCGGCGCCGCCAGGTCGGCTTGGCCGACTTCGTCCGGCAACTCCAGGACGGTCTCTGAAGACTAAGGCTCCCTGCGCCTCCGGTAGGCCCGCGCCAGGGCGGCGAAGCCGGCGACGGGGATCTCCTCCGCGCGCTGGGTCGGCACCAGCCCGGCTTCCTCGATCAGCGCCTCGGCGTCGCCCAGGGACTTCAGGCTGGCCCGAAGCATCTTTCGGCGCTGGCCGAAGGCGGCGGCGGTCAGTGTTTCCATAGCGCCGAACTCGGCGGGCTCGGGAGCCTGCCGCGGGACGAGCTGAACCACCGTCGACTCGATCTTCGGCGGCGGCGTGAAGGCGCGGGCGGGCAGGTTGAACAGCGGACGCACCTCCGCCCGCCACTG
This Skermanella mucosa DNA region includes the following protein-coding sequences:
- the gmk gene encoding guanylate kinase, yielding MQPAGPGPAKIGRRGLMLVLSSPSGAGKTTIARRMLQRNSSLTMSVSVTTRPMRPGEVDGVDYHFIDRERFEQMVAERQLLEHARVFGNYYGTPKGPVEQALAKGREILFDIDWQGTQQLAENARDDLVSVFVLPPSAKELERRLYARAQDSAEVIAGRMAKASDEMSHYFDYDYVIVNYDIESSVHQVQTILEAERLKRRRQVGLADFVRQLQDGL